CGCCCAAGCCCAGCACACGCGGGTTGTCCAGCACAATCTGACGCTGCACGGCCCGCGCTTCTGTACGGGCGCGCGGCACGAAGCCTTCGCCCAGCCCAAAGGCCAGCAGCGCCACCACGCCGCCCAGCAGCAGCACGGGCCGGAACAGCCGGGCCGCCGGAATGCCCGCCGCCACCGCGCTTTTAATTTCGCTGTCAGCCGCCAGGCGCGACAGCCCCAGCAGCACCGCGAACATCAGGGCGATAGGCAGGGCGGTCGCGGTAGCCTCCGGCACGCTAAGGGCCAGCACGCGGGCCACCAGCAGGGGGTCGGCCCCTTTGGCCAGCAGCGGCGCAATGATTTTTTCCAGCCCAACCAGCAGCAGCAGCGTAATCACCGCCGCCACACCACCCGCCAGAAACGGCAGAATCTCACCCAGCACGTAGCGTTCAAAGGTCTTCACCGCAGCCTCCAGGTCAGTGCAGCGGCCAGCAGCAAAAAGGCCAGATTGGGCAGCCACGCGGCCAGCGCCGGGTCCAGAGCGCCGGCCCGCGCCAGACCCGGCACGGTGGCCCACAGGGCGTAAAACCCTACCAGAAACACCAGCACGGCGGCAAAGGCGGCGGCGCGGTTGCGCAGCAGCAGGCCCAGGGCGCCCGCAGCCAGGGCAAAGACCACAGCCGTCAGGGGGTCGGCCACGCGGCGGGTCAGCTGAAAGGCCGCGTCACGCCGGTCAGCGGGCAATAGGCGCGCGTCAGTGGTGCGGGCCCGCAGTTCGGCCGTGGGCGTCTGCTCGGCGGCGGCGGGGGGGCGGCGCAGGGTGTCGGCCTGCGGCACCGTCACCGGCGCGGTGGCCTGCCGGGGATTCTGGCCCGGCAGGCTGATCCAGGGGCTCAGGAGGGTCCAGGTGCGCTTGCCGCTGTCCCAGGTCCCGATGCTGGCCGTCAGCGTTTTCTGGCCAATCTGCACCATGACCCCTTGCAGCTGGGCCGTTTGCCCATTGCCGTCGCTGACCACGCTGCCCGCGTAGTACAGGGCGCCGGGCGGCGCGTAGGTGTAGCGTTTCTGCGTGGTGGGCGGCACCGGAATGCTGTAGATGTTGAACCAGGCGGTGTCCCAGCGCGCCAGTCCAGCCGGCACCAGCCGGTCCCCGTTCACGTACGCCAGCGCCGCCACTAATAAAAAGGGCAGGGCCAGCGGCCACACCAGCCGCAGCGGCGGCACGCCCCCGGCACTGATGGCCTTGAGCTCGCTGTCGCGCTGCATCCGCGAAAACGCCAGCAGGATGGCGAAGGGAACGGCCAGCACCAGACTTTTGTTGAGGATGCTGGGGGCAATGCTGAAAAAGGCGGCGGCGGCTTTTTCGATAGGCGGGCGGTACATCAGCAGCTTGGCGACGGTGCTGCTCAGCGCGTCTACCAGTTGCAGCGACAGAAACAGCGCCACGCCGGCCGCATACCAGCGGGTGACCTCGGCCAGAACGAGGCGAATGAGGATGGGCGGCACGAGCCGGATTCTAGCGGGCCTGCATGAGGAACAGAGCGGCAACTGGCGTCAAAGGGGACGGGCAGGCCACTGGAAATGTGGCCTGCCCGTCTTCCCTCCTCTGCTTTAGCTCGCTTGCGTGGGCAGTGGGGTTTCCCAGCCCAGCCGCTCCCGGCGGGCGACATATTCGTGCAGCTTCAAGATGGCCGCGTTGCCGTGGGCGCCTCGCTCCTGAATGGCGCGGGTGGTGGCCGTGTCCAGATAAGCCAGGCGCAGCAGTTCGGTGCTGCTCAGGCCGTCGCGGGTCTGTTTGACGCCCCGCTCGCGGCGAATGGCGGCGCTGTTGGTGCCCAGCACGCTGCGGTTGCTGATGCTGCCCAGCTGGCCGTACACCGGTCCGGCGCCGCCGTGGCGAGCCACGGTGCTTATCAGTTCGCGGCGGGCGTGGGTGCTTTCCAGGCGGGAGGCCAGCCAGCGCCGCGCTTCGGGGTCAGGGTTGCGCTCGGCAATCTGGGCCGACAGGCGCACGTCGCCTTGCAAGGCGCGCGTCAGCAGATCCTGCGCCCGCTTGCGCCAGCGCCGCGCCTGCGGGGTCTCCAGCGTAAAGGCCAGGCGGGTGAAGTCGGGAATGCTCAGGGCCGCTTCGGCCCCTGCACCGTAATCGCGCGTTTCAAGGTCCAGTTCCAGCGCGGCGCAGGTGGCGGTATGGCGGTCTTCAGTTACTCCCAGTTGATTCAGGGCCGAGGCGGCGTGTAGGAGGCCGTCCGCACTGACGGGCAACCGGACGGTGCCAAAATCGAGGGTCAGCGGAGCGTTCTTCATAGAAAGAGTATACCACATTTTCTGCTTAAAACATAATCTTTAGGCGCAGCTGAAGACCAGGTATGCGGAAAATCTATCGGCTTAATTCTGCGATCCATAGGCTTTTTTTTGAGACAATCAACCTGAAGGCGAAGTCATGAGCTGCTGTGGACAGTCCAAACCATCCTTTTGCCAGAGACAGAATACTTCGGCCTACTTTTTTAGACAGAGTTACGCAGCCAACTGAACGCCCGTCCAACCTCTTCGTGGGTCAAACCACACTTATACTTGACTAAACCACTCGGTTTACATACGTTGGGGCCGTGAAAGGGAAACTTCTGGCTCTGACGGCTCTCGCTCTGCTCTCTGCCGCTTCTGCGGCGTCCATTAAGGGCGCCGACGGCGTGACGGTGGAAGTGACCAACCCCAAGCGCGTGGTCGCGCTGAACGCCACCACCGTGGAACTGATTTACCGCCTCGGCAAGCAGGCCACGATTGTCGGCACCGACATCACCGGCACCTACCCGCCCAACAAGATTCCCAGCGTGGGCCACTGGGCGCAGCTGCCCGCCGAAGGCATCATTGCCCTGAAGCCGGACGTGGTGATTGGCACCGCCGATAACTTCGCCATGCCCAGCAACGTCAAGACGGTTGAGCAGCTGCGCGCGGCCGGCGTCAAGGTGCTGGTGCTGCCCGCCAGCGACCGTGGCGGCCTGGACGGCGTCAAGGCCCGCCTGAACATGCTGGGCCAGGTCTATAACGTGCAGAGCGCGGCCACCAGCCTGAGCAAGAGCTTTGACACTACCATGCAGGCCGTGAAGGCCAACCAGCCCAAGACGGCGCCCAAGGTGGTCTTTCTGTACGCCCACGGCCCCGCCAGCGGCATGCTGTACGGCACCGACGGCGGCGCCAACGAGCTGATTACCCTGGCCGGCGGCAAGAACGCCGCGACCTTCAAAGACACCAAGGAGCTGACCGCCGAAGCTCTGGTGGCCATGAACCCCGACGCCATCATCATGCTGACCCGCGGCATGGAAGCGGTGGGCAACCTGGACGCCGTGCTGAAGATGCCCGGCGTGGCCCAGACCAACGCGGGGCGCAACCGCCGCGTCTACACCGTGGACGACTCGGTTCGCTGGATTGGGCCGCGTCTGCCCGAGTTCGCGCTGAAGCTCGCCCGCGAGTGGAAGGCCGACTTCCGTTGACCGCTGCCGCCGCCCCGGTCCTGAGCCGTCAGCGCACGCGGGCGGCCCTGGTGCTGCTGGCGCTGCCGCTGCTGCTGGTCGGCGCGGTGGTGCTGGCGGTGGGCACGGGCGCGGTGCCGATTACGCCAGGGCAGGTGCTCAGCATCCTGCTGGCGCCGCTGGGCGTATCCCCCCTGCAAGGCTACGATGAGCAGCAGGCCGCCGTGCTGTGGGCCATTCGCCTGCCGCGCGTGGCCCTGGGCATTCTGGTGGGCGCGGGCCTGGCGATAGCGGGGGCCGCCATGCAGGGCCTGTTCCGCAACCCTCTGGCCGACCCTGGCCTGCTGGGCATCTCCAGTGGGGCCAGCCTGGCGGCTGCCATGAGCGTGGTGCTGGGCTTTCACGCCTTTGGCATGTATTCGCTGCCCGCTGCGGCCTTTGTGGGGTCCCTGCTGTCCACAGCCCTGATCTACCTGCTGTCGCAGGACCGGGGCCGGGTCAACGTGACCACCATGCTGCTGGCCGGTATTGCGATCAACGCGCTGTGCGGCGCCGGCACCGGCCTGATGACCTTTCTGGCCACCGACGAACAGCTGCGCACCATCACCTTCTGGAACCTGGGGTCGCTGGGCGGGGCCACCTGGCCCACCGTGCTCAGCGCCCTACCTCTGATTATGCTGGGCGTCTTGGTGCTGCCCCTGACGGCCCGCGCCCTCAACGCCTTCATGCTGGGCGAGAGCGGCGCGGCGCACCTGGGGATTCCGGTGCAGGGCGTCAAGTGGCTGATTGTGACCCTGGTGGCCCTCAGCGTGGGCGCGGGTGTGGCGGTGGCGGGCACCATCGGCTTTGTGGGCCTGGTCGTGCCGCACCTGCTGCGGCTGGTCACCGGCCCCAACCACCGCACGCTGCTGCCAGCCTCGGCGCTGCTGGGGGCCACGCTGCTGGTCTTGGCCGATCTGGTGTCACGCACCGTGGCCGTGCCGGCTGAGGTGCCCATCGGCATCGTGACGGCCCTGCTGGGCGCGCCGTTCTTCCTGTACCTGCTGCGCCAGGGCCGGCGGGAGACGGGCCTATGAGGGAGGCCGCTGTGCTGGATCCCCAGACCACGCCGGTTCCTGTCCAGACTCCGGCGGCCACCCTGGTTCGCGTCACCGAACTGGAATATGAGGTGGCGGGCCGCACGCTGCTGCGGCAGGTGTCGCTGTCGCTTCAGGCTGGCGAACTGCTGGTGGTGCTGGGGCGCAACGGCGCTGGCAAAAGCACACTCCTGAAGCACCTGACCGGCGAACTGGGCCGGCGCGGGGTGGAGCTGTTTGGCCAGGCGCTGCCCGAATGGCGCGGCGCCGAGCTGGCCAGGCGCCGCGCCGTGCTGCCGCAGCAGACGCCCGTGTCTTTTGCCTATGAAGTGCTGGACGTGGTGCTGCTGGGCCGCATTCCCCACGGACGAAATGAAACTCCGGCTGACCGCGCCATTGCCGCCGCCTGCCTGGCGCGGGTGGGCCTGGCCGGCTACGAGGGCCGCAATATTCAGACTCTCTCGGGCGGCGAGCAGCAGCGGGTCCATCTGGCGCGCACGCTGGCGCAGCTGGAGGGCACGCCGGGCGACCGGGTGCTGCTGCTGGACGAACCCACCGCCAGCCTCGATCTCGCGCACCAGCACGCCACCCTGCGCCTGGCACGCGACCTCTGCGCGCAGGGCGTGGGGGTGCTGGCCGTGCTGCACGACCTAAATCTGGCCGCGCAGTACGCCGACCGGGTGCTGCTGCTCTCGGACGGCGCCGTGCTGACCTGCGATACCCCCAGTGCCGCCCTTACCCGTGACCATATTCACGCCGCTTACGGCCACGAGGTGCTGGTCACCCGTCACCCCTGCCTGGACTGCCCCCTGATTGTCAGCGCCCAGTAGAAGGAGGCCCGACCTCCTTTTTTCGCGTTAAACTTGAGTAATTCTGTCGGATTAGTTCGTTACCCGCCTCTGTCCCAAGGAGTGCTCTGCCCATGACCCGCTTCCTGCTTTCTGCCCTGCTAGCCGCCTCGGTGGCCTCGGCCCAGAACGTGAATGTCACGGACGCCGAGGGCCGCACCGTCGCCCTGACTCCAGCCGACACCGCCCGCGTCCTGACCCTGGGTGGCCCCGTCACCGAAATCGTGTACGCGCTGGGGGCCGGCAGCCGGGTGATTGCCGCCGATTCCTCCTCGTACTCTCCCGACGCCGTGAACAAACTGCCCAAGGTGGGGCTAACAGCGCGCCCAGCCGACCTTTTACACACATTAAATTAGACCCAGGAGCCCCCATGCTGACTGTGATGAACCGAATCCGGGTGCACCCCGACTACGCCGACGCTTTCGAGGAGCGGTTCCGCACCCGCGCGGGGCTGGTGGACACCATGCCCGGCTTTATTCGCAACGAGGTGCTGCGCCCCGCCCAGCCGGGCAAACCCTACATCGTGCTGACGTACTGGGAGAGCCGCGAGGCCTTTGAAGCCTGGACCACGTCCGACGCTTTCAAGCAGGGCCACGCCCGCAGCGGCAGCCTGCCCAAGGAAGCCTTTGACGGCCCCAGCGAACTGGAAATCCACGAAGTGTTTCTGAACAGTGACACCCGGCCGCAAGGAGAGCCCGCATGACCACTGCTGCCCGCCAGCCCATCGTCAATGACGACATGCACGACATCATCACGCACGTCAACGAGGGCCACGTGCCCGAACTGCTGCACTGCGTCAAGGCCTACACTCCTGTTCAGGACGCCACCCACGTCCAGATGACCGCCGTCTACGAGGACGGGATGGAGCTGGAAGTCACTGCTCCTGCCGGCCTGAGCCGTCATTTCGTGGCCTACGCCGTGCCGGGCCCGGCCCACGAAGCCATTCGCGGCACGGTG
The Deinococcus betulae DNA segment above includes these coding regions:
- a CDS encoding LptF/LptG family permease → MPPILIRLVLAEVTRWYAAGVALFLSLQLVDALSSTVAKLLMYRPPIEKAAAAFFSIAPSILNKSLVLAVPFAILLAFSRMQRDSELKAISAGGVPPLRLVWPLALPFLLVAALAYVNGDRLVPAGLARWDTAWFNIYSIPVPPTTQKRYTYAPPGALYYAGSVVSDGNGQTAQLQGVMVQIGQKTLTASIGTWDSGKRTWTLLSPWISLPGQNPRQATAPVTVPQADTLRRPPAAAEQTPTAELRARTTDARLLPADRRDAAFQLTRRVADPLTAVVFALAAGALGLLLRNRAAAFAAVLVFLVGFYALWATVPGLARAGALDPALAAWLPNLAFLLLAAALTWRLR
- the ddrC gene encoding DNA damage response protein DdrC, with translation MKNAPLTLDFGTVRLPVSADGLLHAASALNQLGVTEDRHTATCAALELDLETRDYGAGAEAALSIPDFTRLAFTLETPQARRWRKRAQDLLTRALQGDVRLSAQIAERNPDPEARRWLASRLESTHARRELISTVARHGGAGPVYGQLGSISNRSVLGTNSAAIRRERGVKQTRDGLSSTELLRLAYLDTATTRAIQERGAHGNAAILKLHEYVARRERLGWETPLPTQAS
- a CDS encoding heme/hemin ABC transporter substrate-binding protein gives rise to the protein MKGKLLALTALALLSAASAASIKGADGVTVEVTNPKRVVALNATTVELIYRLGKQATIVGTDITGTYPPNKIPSVGHWAQLPAEGIIALKPDVVIGTADNFAMPSNVKTVEQLRAAGVKVLVLPASDRGGLDGVKARLNMLGQVYNVQSAATSLSKSFDTTMQAVKANQPKTAPKVVFLYAHGPASGMLYGTDGGANELITLAGGKNAATFKDTKELTAEALVAMNPDAIIMLTRGMEAVGNLDAVLKMPGVAQTNAGRNRRVYTVDDSVRWIGPRLPEFALKLAREWKADFR
- a CDS encoding FecCD family ABC transporter permease, whose amino-acid sequence is MTAAAAPVLSRQRTRAALVLLALPLLLVGAVVLAVGTGAVPITPGQVLSILLAPLGVSPLQGYDEQQAAVLWAIRLPRVALGILVGAGLAIAGAAMQGLFRNPLADPGLLGISSGASLAAAMSVVLGFHAFGMYSLPAAAFVGSLLSTALIYLLSQDRGRVNVTTMLLAGIAINALCGAGTGLMTFLATDEQLRTITFWNLGSLGGATWPTVLSALPLIMLGVLVLPLTARALNAFMLGESGAAHLGIPVQGVKWLIVTLVALSVGAGVAVAGTIGFVGLVVPHLLRLVTGPNHRTLLPASALLGATLLVLADLVSRTVAVPAEVPIGIVTALLGAPFFLYLLRQGRRETGL
- a CDS encoding heme ABC transporter ATP-binding protein, with product MREAAVLDPQTTPVPVQTPAATLVRVTELEYEVAGRTLLRQVSLSLQAGELLVVLGRNGAGKSTLLKHLTGELGRRGVELFGQALPEWRGAELARRRAVLPQQTPVSFAYEVLDVVLLGRIPHGRNETPADRAIAAACLARVGLAGYEGRNIQTLSGGEQQRVHLARTLAQLEGTPGDRVLLLDEPTASLDLAHQHATLRLARDLCAQGVGVLAVLHDLNLAAQYADRVLLLSDGAVLTCDTPSAALTRDHIHAAYGHEVLVTRHPCLDCPLIVSAQ
- a CDS encoding antibiotic biosynthesis monooxygenase family protein — translated: MLTVMNRIRVHPDYADAFEERFRTRAGLVDTMPGFIRNEVLRPAQPGKPYIVLTYWESREAFEAWTTSDAFKQGHARSGSLPKEAFDGPSELEIHEVFLNSDTRPQGEPA